One region of Streptomyces sp. NBC_00442 genomic DNA includes:
- a CDS encoding Dps family protein codes for MSVVKSSLSDAELKVVGSALQGALVDLVDLSLAAKQVHWNVVGPRFRSVHLQLDDVVTTAREYSDTVAERAAALGVNPDGRAGSVAGASALGTVPEGWIKDSDAVEILVVALGGIVERMRERIAATDEPDPVSQDLLIALTAELEKHAWMFQAENS; via the coding sequence GTGTCTGTCGTGAAGAGTTCGTTGTCCGATGCGGAGCTGAAGGTCGTCGGTTCGGCCTTGCAGGGGGCGCTGGTGGATCTGGTGGATCTGTCGCTGGCGGCCAAGCAGGTGCACTGGAATGTGGTCGGTCCGCGTTTTCGGTCGGTGCATCTGCAGCTCGATGATGTGGTGACCACGGCGCGGGAGTATTCGGACACGGTGGCGGAGCGTGCCGCGGCGCTGGGTGTGAATCCGGACGGGCGTGCGGGTTCGGTGGCGGGGGCCAGTGCGCTGGGGACGGTGCCGGAGGGCTGGATCAAGGATTCGGATGCGGTGGAGATCCTGGTGGTGGCGCTCGGCGGGATCGTGGAGCGGATGCGTGAGCGTATCGCGGCCACCGACGAGCCGGACCCGGTCAGCCAGGACCTCCTGATCGCTCTCACGGCCGAGCTGGAGAAGCACGCCTGGATGTTCCAGGCCGAGAACAGCTGA
- a CDS encoding PRC-barrel domain containing protein, whose product MTNSDLDLWGFKDTSGHLSGADLRGWKVEAADGSIGKVDSHSDEVGSAHLVVDTGPWIFGKRVLLPAGTVTRLDPDDNRIHVALTREQVKDSPEFEPATHLDDPSYRDIIGRYYGGPPA is encoded by the coding sequence GTGACGAACAGCGATCTCGATCTCTGGGGTTTCAAGGACACCAGTGGCCATCTATCCGGGGCGGATCTGCGCGGATGGAAGGTCGAGGCGGCCGACGGGAGCATCGGCAAGGTCGACAGCCATTCCGACGAGGTGGGCTCGGCGCACCTCGTGGTGGACACCGGGCCGTGGATCTTCGGCAAGCGCGTGCTGCTGCCGGCCGGCACCGTGACCAGGCTCGACCCGGACGACAACAGGATCCACGTCGCCCTCACCAGGGAGCAGGTCAAGGACTCGCCGGAGTTCGAACCCGCCACGCACCTCGACGACCCCTCGTACCGCGACATCATCGGCCGGTACTACGGCGGTCCCCCCGCGTAA
- a CDS encoding CsbD family protein encodes MARDEKAKAKTEQAKGRAKEALGRMTGNERLTAEGRIDQVKGETREEKEKANEAFRR; translated from the coding sequence ATGGCTCGCGACGAGAAGGCCAAGGCGAAGACCGAGCAGGCCAAGGGCAGGGCCAAGGAAGCGCTCGGCCGCATGACGGGCAATGAGCGGCTCACCGCCGAGGGCCGCATCGACCAGGTCAAGGGCGAGACGCGCGAGGAGAAGGAGAAGGCCAACGAGGCCTTCAGGCGCTGA
- a CDS encoding SsgA family sporulation/cell division regulator: MNSLCETVFMNLEADGAERVPVVTRLTYGADDPFAVGLRFELQQDIAVVWTIERDLLAQGLHRATGDGDVRVAPQIVEGRRETRIELAGCGLDGTWGCAVFSAWEPALRHFLEKTYEVVPPGREEVDVDAFLTEVLAAG, from the coding sequence GTGAACTCCCTGTGCGAGACCGTGTTCATGAACCTGGAGGCCGACGGGGCGGAGCGCGTCCCGGTGGTCACCCGGCTCACCTACGGGGCCGACGACCCGTTCGCGGTCGGCCTCCGCTTCGAGCTGCAGCAGGACATCGCCGTCGTGTGGACGATCGAGCGGGACCTGCTGGCCCAGGGGCTGCACCGGGCGACGGGCGACGGGGACGTGCGGGTGGCGCCCCAGATCGTCGAGGGCCGCCGGGAGACGCGTATCGAACTCGCCGGGTGCGGTCTCGACGGGACCTGGGGGTGCGCGGTGTTCTCCGCGTGGGAACCCGCTCTGCGCCACTTCCTGGAGAAGACGTACGAGGTCGTCCCGCCGGGCCGGGAAGAGGTCGACGTGGACGCGTTCCTCACCGAGGTGCTGGCCGCGGGCTGA
- a CDS encoding SigB/SigF/SigG family RNA polymerase sigma factor: protein MDPGVGELPWVEDAGKVAPKDARELSKVFFERLQVLEEGTAEYQYARNTLIEMNLSLVRFAAGRFRNRGSGEMEDVIQVGTIGLIKAIDRFELSREVEFTSFAVPYIVGEIKRFFRDTTWAVHVPRRLQELRVDIAKAKERLAVDLDRDPTVRELAAHLDRDEEEIVEGLVAANGYTAGSLDMSADTEDAGGAAGNRSRTLVDFLGEDDPGMEKVENLQSLAPLMGDLSERERRIVSMRFGLEMTQSEIGAELGVSQMQVSRLLSRILTKLRAGMTEDATARA from the coding sequence ATGGACCCCGGCGTAGGGGAGCTGCCGTGGGTCGAGGACGCGGGGAAGGTGGCGCCGAAGGACGCCCGTGAGCTGTCGAAGGTCTTCTTCGAGCGGCTCCAGGTACTGGAAGAGGGCACGGCCGAATACCAGTACGCGCGGAACACGCTCATCGAGATGAACCTGTCGTTGGTGCGCTTCGCCGCCGGCCGCTTCCGCAACCGGGGCAGCGGCGAGATGGAGGACGTGATCCAGGTCGGCACCATCGGCCTGATCAAGGCGATCGACCGGTTCGAGTTGTCGCGCGAGGTCGAGTTCACGTCATTCGCCGTCCCGTACATCGTGGGCGAGATCAAGCGCTTCTTCCGGGACACGACCTGGGCCGTGCACGTGCCCCGGCGCCTCCAGGAGCTGCGCGTGGACATCGCGAAGGCCAAGGAGAGGCTCGCGGTCGACCTGGACCGCGACCCCACCGTGCGGGAGCTCGCCGCCCACCTGGACCGGGACGAGGAAGAGATCGTCGAGGGTCTCGTCGCGGCCAACGGATACACCGCGGGCTCGCTCGACATGTCGGCCGACACGGAGGACGCGGGCGGCGCCGCCGGAAACCGCAGCCGCACGCTCGTCGACTTCCTCGGCGAGGACGACCCGGGCATGGAGAAGGTCGAGAACCTCCAGTCCCTCGCGCCCCTGATGGGAGACCTGAGCGAGCGTGAGCGCAGGATCGTGAGCATGCGGTTCGGCCTCGAAATGACGCAGTCGGAGATCGGGGCGGAGCTCGGGGTCTCGCAGATGCAGGTCTCGCGCCTGCTGTCGCGCATCCTGACCAAGCTTCGCGCCGGCATGACCGAGGACGCCACCGCGCGGGCCTGA
- a CDS encoding ATP-binding protein, which produces MARPPATTGTGSPPDLDPSVTGPTTAAQARDTARDFLAALVPAPSKESIENAVLIVSELVTNALRHAGGATSLDLAADPATLRISVRDPSPVPPRERTPDLRGYEGGFGWLLVRYLAKSVAVTPAADGGKNVCVALPR; this is translated from the coding sequence ATGGCTCGCCCGCCTGCCACCACCGGTACCGGTTCGCCGCCGGACCTCGACCCGTCCGTCACGGGGCCGACGACGGCCGCCCAGGCACGCGACACCGCCCGCGACTTCCTCGCCGCACTCGTGCCGGCGCCGTCGAAGGAAAGCATCGAGAACGCCGTCCTCATCGTCTCCGAACTCGTCACCAACGCTCTGCGTCACGCCGGGGGAGCGACGTCCCTGGACCTCGCCGCGGACCCCGCCACGCTGCGCATCAGCGTGCGCGACCCCAGCCCCGTGCCGCCGCGGGAGCGCACCCCTGATCTGCGTGGGTACGAAGGCGGATTCGGCTGGCTCCTGGTCCGCTACCTCGCCAAGAGCGTCGCCGTCACCCCGGCCGCCGACGGCGGCAAGAACGTCTGCGTCGCCCTGCCGCGCTGA
- a CDS encoding SDR family oxidoreductase, translated as MASGDETERDAARPLTCLVTGATGYIGGRLVPELLKAGHHVRCLARSPEKLRDQPWADRVEVVRGDVTDADSVAGALHDVDVAYYLVHALGTGAGFEKTDREAAHTFAQGAAGAGVRRIVYLGGLTPADVPVRQLSPHLRSRAEVGEVFLAGAVPATVLRAAVVIGSGSASFEMLRYLTERLPVMVTPSWVGTRIQPIAIRDVLRYLVASARMPREVDRAFDVGGPDIMTYRAMMERYAKVAGLPHRLILPVPMLSPRLSSHWIGLVTPVPRAIARPLAESLRHEVVCGEHDITRYVPDEPGAPLGFDDALELALRRVREAQVDTRWSNAALPGAPSDPLPTDPDWAGGSLYTDERERTVDAPAAVLWRVVEGIGGENGWYSFPLAWAVRGWLDRLAGGVGLRRGRRDAHRLRVGDSLDFWRVEEIVPGRLLRLRAEMRLPGLAWLEMRIEPDGDGRSLYRQKAIFHPRGLLGHAYWWSVSPFHSIVFGGMARNMAKAAETQPDPAPGTPA; from the coding sequence GTGGCATCAGGAGACGAGACGGAGCGCGACGCGGCCCGGCCGCTGACGTGCCTGGTGACCGGCGCCACGGGATACATCGGCGGCCGGCTCGTGCCCGAGCTCCTGAAGGCCGGGCACCACGTGCGCTGCCTCGCGCGCTCCCCGGAGAAGCTGCGCGACCAGCCGTGGGCCGACCGCGTCGAGGTCGTACGGGGTGATGTCACCGACGCCGACTCGGTCGCCGGCGCCTTGCACGACGTCGACGTCGCGTACTACCTCGTGCACGCCCTCGGCACCGGGGCGGGCTTCGAGAAGACCGACCGCGAAGCCGCCCACACCTTCGCACAGGGGGCGGCCGGTGCCGGGGTCCGCCGCATCGTCTACCTCGGCGGGCTCACCCCGGCCGATGTACCGGTGCGGCAGCTGTCGCCGCACCTGCGCTCCCGCGCCGAGGTGGGCGAGGTCTTCCTGGCCGGCGCGGTACCCGCCACCGTGCTCCGAGCCGCCGTCGTCATCGGCTCCGGCTCGGCCTCGTTCGAAATGCTGCGCTACCTGACCGAGCGCCTGCCGGTCATGGTGACGCCCAGCTGGGTCGGCACACGGATCCAGCCCATCGCCATCCGCGACGTGCTGCGCTATCTCGTAGCGAGCGCCCGCATGCCGCGGGAGGTCGACCGGGCCTTCGACGTCGGGGGCCCCGACATCATGACCTACCGCGCCATGATGGAGCGCTACGCCAAGGTCGCCGGTCTGCCCCACCGCTTGATCCTGCCGGTGCCGATGCTCAGCCCGAGGCTCTCCAGCCACTGGATCGGTCTGGTCACCCCGGTGCCGCGCGCCATCGCCCGGCCCCTCGCGGAGTCCCTGCGCCACGAAGTGGTCTGCGGCGAACACGACATCACGCGGTACGTGCCCGACGAGCCGGGCGCCCCGCTCGGCTTCGACGACGCCCTCGAACTGGCCCTGCGGCGCGTCCGCGAGGCGCAGGTCGACACGCGCTGGTCCAACGCCGCTCTGCCGGGCGCGCCCAGCGACCCGCTGCCCACCGACCCCGACTGGGCGGGCGGCAGCCTCTACACCGACGAGCGCGAGCGCACGGTCGACGCGCCCGCCGCCGTCCTGTGGCGCGTGGTCGAAGGCATCGGCGGCGAGAACGGCTGGTACTCCTTCCCGCTGGCCTGGGCGGTACGGGGCTGGCTGGACCGGCTGGCGGGCGGCGTGGGCCTGCGCCGCGGCCGCCGGGACGCGCACCGGCTGCGGGTCGGCGACTCGCTCGACTTCTGGCGGGTCGAGGAGATCGTTCCCGGCCGCCTCCTGCGCCTGCGCGCGGAGATGCGGCTGCCGGGCCTGGCCTGGCTGGAGATGCGCATCGAACCGGACGGGGACGGGCGCAGTCTCTACCGGCAGAAGGCGATCTTCCATCCGCGCGGGCTGCTCGGACACGCCTACTGGTGGAGCGTCTCGCCCTTCCACTCCATCGTCTTCGGCGGCATGGCCCGCAACATGGCCAAGGCCGCCGAGACACAGCCCGATCCCGCACCGGGGACCCCCGCGTAA
- a CDS encoding transketolase encodes MQREAALELADLGQQLRVDAVRAAAAANSGHPTSSMSASDLAAVLLAHHLRYDFDHPEHPGNDRFILSKGHASPLLYAMYRAAGVVDDEELLTFRRRDSRMEGHPTPRLPWVDVATGSLGQGLPVGVGMALAGKRLDHAPYRVWVLSGDSEMAERSVWEAAEHAAYENLDNLTLIIDVNRLGQRGPTRHGWDLDAYARRLKAFGWHTIEIDGHDIEAVDAAFAEASATTSQPTAVIAHTLKGRGVAEVEDREGHHGKPLPDADAAIEELGGPRFVRVEVSSPPSAPARRDADIGHLDLPRFEVGDSVATRDAFGQALAALGSAREDVVALDGEVGDSTRTEFFGKAHPERYFECYIAEQQLVAAAVGLQARGYVPYASSFAAFLTRAHDFVRMAAVSQAGINIVGSHAGVSIGQDGPSQMGLEDLAMFRAVHGSTVLYPCDANQTAQLVAAMADLPGVRYLRTGRGEAPVIYGPDERFAPGGSKVLRSSDQDRVTVVAAGVTVQEALRAGELLDREGIAVRVIDLYSVKPVDARTLQEAAEATGCLVTVEDHRVQGGIGDAVAEAFADGRPVPRLVRLGVRTMPSSAGPEEQLRLAGIDAESIAAAVRLLVERVVVP; translated from the coding sequence ATGCAACGCGAAGCCGCGCTGGAACTCGCCGACCTGGGGCAGCAGCTGAGGGTGGACGCCGTGCGCGCGGCCGCCGCTGCGAACTCCGGCCACCCCACGTCCTCCATGTCCGCATCCGACCTGGCGGCGGTCCTGCTCGCCCACCACCTGCGCTACGACTTCGACCACCCGGAGCACCCCGGCAACGACCGGTTCATCCTCTCCAAGGGACACGCCTCCCCGCTCCTGTACGCGATGTACCGGGCGGCGGGTGTCGTGGACGACGAAGAACTCCTGACGTTCCGCCGCCGCGACAGCCGCATGGAGGGGCACCCCACCCCCCGGCTCCCCTGGGTGGACGTGGCCACGGGCTCGCTGGGGCAGGGGCTTCCGGTCGGGGTCGGCATGGCGCTCGCGGGCAAGCGGCTCGACCACGCGCCGTACCGGGTGTGGGTGCTGTCCGGCGACAGCGAGATGGCCGAGAGGTCCGTCTGGGAGGCCGCCGAGCACGCGGCGTACGAGAACCTCGACAACCTCACGCTGATCATCGACGTGAACCGGCTCGGGCAGCGCGGCCCCACCCGCCACGGCTGGGACCTCGACGCGTACGCCCGCCGCCTGAAGGCCTTCGGCTGGCACACCATCGAGATCGACGGACACGACATCGAGGCGGTGGACGCGGCGTTCGCCGAGGCGTCGGCCACGACGTCGCAGCCCACCGCCGTCATCGCCCACACCCTCAAGGGCCGCGGGGTCGCCGAGGTCGAGGACCGCGAAGGCCACCACGGAAAGCCGCTGCCCGACGCGGACGCCGCAATCGAGGAACTCGGCGGCCCCCGCTTCGTCCGCGTCGAGGTGTCCTCGCCGCCCTCCGCCCCCGCCCGTCGCGACGCGGACATCGGCCACCTCGACCTGCCGCGCTTCGAGGTCGGCGACTCGGTGGCGACCCGCGACGCCTTCGGCCAGGCCCTCGCCGCGCTCGGCTCGGCACGCGAGGACGTGGTGGCCCTGGACGGCGAGGTCGGCGACTCCACGCGCACGGAGTTCTTCGGCAAGGCCCACCCCGAACGCTACTTCGAGTGCTACATCGCCGAACAGCAGCTCGTCGCCGCCGCCGTCGGCCTCCAGGCCAGGGGCTACGTCCCCTACGCCTCGTCGTTCGCCGCCTTCCTGACCCGCGCCCACGACTTCGTGCGCATGGCCGCCGTCAGCCAGGCCGGGATCAACATCGTCGGCTCGCACGCCGGGGTCTCCATCGGCCAGGACGGGCCGTCGCAGATGGGCCTCGAAGACCTGGCGATGTTCCGCGCCGTACACGGCAGCACCGTGCTCTACCCGTGCGACGCCAACCAGACCGCACAGCTGGTCGCCGCGATGGCCGACCTGCCGGGGGTGCGCTACCTGCGCACCGGCCGCGGCGAGGCCCCCGTCATCTACGGCCCCGACGAGCGGTTCGCCCCCGGCGGGTCCAAGGTCCTGCGGTCGAGCGACCAGGACCGGGTGACCGTCGTCGCCGCCGGCGTCACGGTCCAGGAGGCGCTGCGCGCGGGTGAACTCCTCGACCGGGAGGGCATCGCCGTGCGCGTCATCGACCTGTACTCGGTCAAGCCCGTCGACGCGCGGACCCTCCAGGAAGCCGCGGAGGCGACGGGCTGCCTCGTCACGGTGGAGGACCACCGGGTGCAGGGCGGGATCGGCGACGCGGTGGCCGAGGCGTTCGCCGACGGCCGCCCGGTGCCGCGCCTGGTGCGGCTCGGCGTGCGGACCATGCCGTCATCGGCCGGCCCCGAGGAACAGCTGCGTCTCGCCGGCATCGACGCCGAATCGATCGCGGCGGCCGTACGGCTCCTCGTGGAACGCGTCGTCGTGCCCTAG
- a CDS encoding cryptochrome/photolyase family protein — translation MSVSVVLFTSDLRLHDNPVLSAAVRGADQVVPLFVDDDGVRAAGFDAANRRAFLADCLADLDAGLRERGGHLVVRSGDVVAEVCSVVTSVRAERVHLAGGVSRYAVRREERLRTALDDIGCALSVHDAVVTVLAPGAVTPAGSDHYAVFTPYFRRWAESSVRDVAPTPRAVSVPRIAAGSVPRRATADGVSPGVMEGGETAGRKRLRQWLAGGVAGYEDGHDDLGGDATSRLSPFLHFGALSATELVHLARREGSSGAEAFIRQLAWRDFHHQVLAARPRAAGEDYRDRGDRWRSDEREIAAWRGGRTGYPLVDAAMRQLAHEGWMHNRGRMLVASFLTKTLYTDWRIGARHFLELLVDGDVANNQLNWQWVAGTGTDTRPNRVLNPVVQGKRFDPRGDYVRRWVPELADVERKFIHEPWKMAEGDRAALDYPGPVVDLAEGRARFEQARGA, via the coding sequence GTGTCGGTGTCCGTAGTCCTGTTCACGTCCGATCTGCGGTTGCACGACAATCCGGTGCTGTCCGCCGCGGTGCGCGGAGCCGATCAGGTCGTCCCGCTGTTCGTGGACGACGACGGGGTGCGGGCGGCCGGATTCGACGCCGCCAATCGCCGGGCCTTCCTCGCCGACTGCCTGGCCGACCTGGACGCCGGACTGCGCGAGCGCGGCGGGCACCTGGTGGTCCGTTCCGGTGATGTCGTGGCGGAGGTGTGTTCCGTCGTGACGTCGGTGCGCGCGGAACGGGTGCACCTCGCGGGCGGCGTGAGCCGGTACGCCGTGCGGCGCGAGGAGCGGCTGCGCACGGCGCTCGACGACATCGGATGCGCCCTGTCGGTGCACGACGCGGTGGTGACGGTGCTCGCGCCGGGCGCCGTCACCCCGGCGGGCAGCGACCACTACGCGGTGTTCACGCCGTACTTCCGGCGCTGGGCCGAATCGAGCGTCCGGGATGTCGCCCCGACGCCCCGCGCCGTTTCCGTGCCCCGGATCGCGGCCGGCAGCGTGCCGCGCCGCGCCACGGCGGACGGCGTGTCCCCCGGTGTCATGGAGGGCGGTGAGACGGCGGGCAGGAAGCGGCTCCGGCAGTGGCTCGCGGGCGGCGTCGCCGGGTACGAGGACGGCCACGACGATCTGGGCGGCGACGCCACGTCGCGCCTCTCGCCCTTCCTGCACTTCGGCGCGCTCTCCGCGACCGAGCTGGTCCACCTGGCGCGACGCGAGGGGTCGTCGGGCGCAGAGGCGTTCATCAGGCAGCTGGCGTGGCGGGACTTCCACCATCAGGTGCTGGCGGCCCGGCCGCGGGCGGCGGGCGAGGACTACCGCGACCGCGGCGACCGATGGCGCTCGGACGAGCGGGAGATCGCCGCGTGGCGCGGGGGACGCACCGGATACCCGCTGGTGGACGCGGCGATGCGACAGCTCGCCCACGAGGGGTGGATGCACAACCGGGGCCGGATGCTCGTGGCGAGCTTCCTCACCAAGACGCTCTACACCGACTGGCGGATCGGCGCCCGGCACTTCCTGGAGCTGCTGGTCGACGGGGACGTCGCCAACAACCAGCTCAACTGGCAGTGGGTGGCCGGGACCGGCACCGACACCCGGCCCAACCGCGTCCTCAATCCGGTGGTCCAGGGCAAGCGCTTCGATCCGCGCGGCGACTACGTGCGCCGCTGGGTGCCCGAACTCGCCGACGTCGAGCGGAAGTTCATCCACGAGCCGTGGAAGATGGCCGAGGGCGACCGGGCGGCGCTCGACTACCCCGGCCCGGTCGTGGACCTCGCCGAGGGCCGCGCCCGCTTCGAGCAGGCCCGGGGAGCGTGA
- a CDS encoding SpoIIE family protein phosphatase, which produces MGKGAVMGKAAATGEGAVTGEGSAVGRLADTVQRLQGQLQRAQAEAEGRALVDLASGILVERLRCSPVEAAAQLDGLAAQAGLSTLELAADLVNQATRDKIADVARDFVTETAQPAGASVGLRLRSAEAGALAAAGDAQAVAQSILQHALEPLGAVAVAIWAAHADQSLTLAGSAGFSEEEPARWRHVPPGVPTPARQALGNRTATHYDMLTEAALPSIGLPDLGGGRMTVPAGTGGRIIGVLEICWPDRLPERSQSIERQVQVLAELCAIALESHPVPGPDLSSRRSADPRVAELLDLTDGLPDPCLLLEPLLDRADTPADFLIRHVNPSFVDFAGRPRNAIAGARLLDAYPLAAEAGGLFEKVEHVLATGEPFRAERMRLAAVVDTVALTTQAQVSISRQGTHVLVVWRLDDGARKVASLLQHAQRLGRIGGFEENLLSGEIAWNDSLFELHGLLPTAEPIPLEQLPAHAHPDDAHSIGRFLRSLLYHQRPASTAFRLQRADSVARHIRVVAEPVLDENSRVVAVRGAYQDVSAQHWTEVALAATRDQLAQSQQETAERNRLALQLQQAIMPPSHGPVDLHNLNVAVRYRPAEKDHLVGGDWYDAAALPSGHVLLCVGDVAGHGIEAATGMVALRNALRGLATTGAGPAQLLAWLNTVTHHLTDNVTATAVCGLYDPVSRQLRWARAGHLPPVLVRGGTAGALPQLRGILLGATGQAEYEEGRTQLETGDTLMMYTDGLIERRDRSVQDSLDNLLQVAQSARQLGRGSQLENRLDHLLRYTNADTDDDTCLIGVTVR; this is translated from the coding sequence ATGGGGAAGGGCGCCGTCATGGGGAAGGCCGCGGCCACAGGGGAGGGCGCGGTCACGGGGGAGGGCAGCGCCGTGGGGCGGCTCGCCGACACCGTTCAGCGCCTGCAGGGCCAGCTCCAGCGCGCCCAGGCCGAGGCCGAGGGGCGCGCCCTCGTCGACCTCGCGAGCGGCATCCTCGTCGAGCGTCTGCGGTGCAGTCCCGTCGAGGCGGCGGCGCAGCTGGACGGCCTGGCCGCACAGGCGGGCCTCTCCACGCTGGAGCTGGCCGCGGATCTCGTCAACCAGGCGACCCGCGACAAGATCGCCGACGTGGCGCGTGACTTCGTCACCGAGACGGCCCAGCCGGCCGGCGCGTCCGTGGGCCTGCGCCTGCGCAGCGCGGAGGCGGGCGCCCTGGCCGCCGCCGGGGACGCCCAGGCCGTGGCGCAGTCGATCCTCCAGCACGCCCTGGAACCCCTGGGCGCCGTCGCCGTCGCCATCTGGGCCGCCCACGCCGACCAGTCCCTGACCCTGGCCGGCAGTGCCGGATTCTCCGAGGAGGAGCCCGCGCGCTGGCGCCATGTGCCGCCCGGCGTCCCCACGCCCGCCCGGCAGGCCCTCGGCAACCGGACCGCCACGCATTACGACATGCTCACCGAGGCCGCACTGCCGTCCATCGGCCTTCCGGACCTGGGCGGGGGACGCATGACGGTCCCGGCCGGCACGGGCGGGCGGATCATCGGCGTCCTGGAGATCTGCTGGCCCGACCGGCTGCCCGAGCGGTCCCAGTCCATCGAACGCCAGGTGCAGGTCCTGGCCGAGCTGTGCGCGATCGCCCTGGAGAGCCACCCCGTTCCCGGCCCCGATCTCTCCTCGCGCCGGTCCGCCGACCCCAGGGTGGCCGAACTCCTCGACCTCACCGACGGACTGCCCGACCCCTGCCTGCTCCTCGAACCGCTCCTCGACCGGGCGGACACCCCCGCCGACTTCCTGATCCGGCATGTCAACCCGAGCTTCGTCGACTTCGCCGGCCGGCCGCGGAACGCGATCGCCGGAGCCCGGCTTCTCGACGCGTACCCGCTGGCCGCCGAGGCCGGCGGCCTCTTCGAGAAGGTGGAGCACGTCCTGGCCACGGGCGAGCCGTTCCGCGCCGAGCGCATGCGGCTCGCCGCCGTGGTCGACACCGTCGCGCTGACCACCCAGGCCCAGGTCAGCATCAGCCGGCAGGGCACCCACGTCCTCGTGGTCTGGCGCCTCGACGACGGCGCGCGCAAGGTGGCCAGCCTGCTCCAGCACGCCCAACGCCTCGGCCGCATCGGGGGGTTCGAGGAGAACCTGCTCTCCGGCGAGATCGCCTGGAACGACTCCCTCTTCGAGCTCCACGGCCTTTTGCCCACCGCCGAACCGATCCCCCTCGAACAGCTCCCCGCCCACGCCCACCCCGACGACGCCCACTCCATCGGCCGGTTCCTGCGGTCCCTGCTGTACCACCAGCGGCCCGCTTCCACCGCCTTCCGGCTGCAGCGCGCCGACAGCGTGGCCCGGCACATCCGTGTCGTCGCCGAACCCGTACTCGACGAGAACTCCCGGGTCGTCGCGGTGCGGGGCGCCTACCAGGACGTCTCCGCCCAGCACTGGACCGAGGTCGCCCTCGCGGCCACCCGGGACCAGCTCGCCCAGAGCCAGCAGGAAACGGCCGAACGCAACCGGCTCGCCCTGCAGTTGCAGCAGGCCATCATGCCGCCCAGCCACGGCCCGGTGGACCTGCACAACCTGAACGTGGCCGTCCGGTACCGGCCGGCCGAGAAGGACCATCTCGTCGGCGGCGACTGGTACGACGCGGCCGCGCTGCCCTCCGGCCACGTACTGCTGTGCGTGGGCGACGTAGCCGGTCACGGCATCGAGGCGGCCACCGGCATGGTCGCGCTGCGCAACGCGCTGCGCGGCCTTGCCACCACCGGCGCAGGCCCGGCGCAGCTCCTCGCGTGGCTCAACACCGTCACCCACCACCTCACCGACAACGTCACGGCGACCGCGGTCTGCGGACTGTACGACCCCGTCTCGCGCCAGCTCCGCTGGGCTCGGGCCGGCCACCTCCCGCCCGTCCTCGTGCGGGGCGGCACGGCGGGCGCGCTGCCCCAGCTCCGCGGAATCCTCCTCGGCGCCACCGGGCAGGCCGAGTACGAGGAGGGCCGGACCCAGCTGGAGACCGGCGACACCCTGATGATGTACACCGACGGCCTGATCGAGCGCCGCGACCGCTCCGTGCAGGACTCCCTGGACAACCTGCTCCAAGTCGCCCAGAGCGCACGGCAGTTGGGGCGGGGGAGTCAGCTGGAGAACCGGCTCGACCACCTGTTGCGGTACACCAACGCGGACACGGACGACGACACGTGCCTCATCGGAGTCACCGTGCGCTGA